From one Populus alba chromosome 17, ASM523922v2, whole genome shotgun sequence genomic stretch:
- the LOC118029659 gene encoding polygalacturonase: MAGLPLPMIPRPITLFFIVFFAFSPSAKAAQFSVLSYGAKPDGKTDSTKAFAAAWAHACASTQPATISVPKGSFSLGQVRFQGPCKNRAILLRIDGTLVAPSDYKVIGNAKNWLIFEHVNGVAVSGGTLDGQGAGLWSCKNSGKGCPRGATSLEFTNSNNIAITGLASLNSQLFHIVINSCQNVKVQGVKVSAAGNSPNTDGIHVQSSTGVTILNSRIGTGDDCVSIGPGTSSLWIENVACGPGHGISIGSLGKESQEAGVQNVTVKTATFTGTQNGLRIKSWGRPSNGFARDILFQHAVMNNVQNPIVIDQNYCPGEKNCPGQVSGVKISDVTYQDIHGSSATEVAVKFDCSKKYPCTGIKLEDVKLTYKNQPAEASCSNAGGLASGLVQPTSCL; encoded by the exons ATGGCAGGCCTTCCACTTCCAATGATCCCTCGTCCTATTACCCTTTTCTTCATCGTTTTCTTTGCGTTCTCACCTTCAGCAAAGGCAGCACAATTTAGTGTGTTAAGTTATGGTGCCAAACCTGATGGAAAAACTGACTCAACCAAGGCCTTTGCTGCTGCTTGGGCACATGCATGTGCCTCAACACAACCAGCCACAATTTCTGTTCCTAAAGGGAGTTTCTCTTTAGGTCAAGTGAGGTTTCAGGGTCCTTGCAAGAACCGTGCTATCTTGCTACGTATAGATGGTACCCTGGTCGCACCATCAGATTATAAGGTCATTGGCAACGCTAAAAATTGGCTAATCTTTGAGCATGTTAATGGGGTTGCTGTATCTGGAGGGACTCTTGATGGCCAGGGTGCTGGACTGTGGTCTTGCAAGAATTCCGGCAAGGGTTGCCCCAGAGGCGCAACG TCACTTGAGTTTACCAATTCAAACAATATTGCAATCACCGGATTGGCGTCATTAAATAGCCAGTTGTTTCACATTGTCATCAATAGTTGCCAAAACGTCAAAGTGCAAGGAGTCAAAGTCTCTGCCGCCGGAAACAGCCCTAACACGGATGGCATTCACGTTCAATCATCAACCGGTGTCACCATATTGAATTCTAGGATTGGAACAGGTGACGACTGTGTATCGATTGGCCCCGGCACCTCGAGTTTGTGGATTGAAAATGTCGCATGTGGACCTGGCCATGGAATCAG CATTGGAAGTTTAGGCAAAGAATCCCAAGAGGCTGGTGTGCAAAATGTGACAGTAAAGACAGCTACATTTACCGGTACACAAAATGGACTGAGAATTAAGTCTTGGGGAAGGCCTAGCAATGGTTTTGCTAGAGATATTCTTTTCCAACACGCAGTCATGAATAATGTCCAGAATCCCATTGTAATAGACCAAAACTATTGCCCCGGCGAGAAGAACTGCCCTGGCCAG GTTTCTGGTGTGAAAATAAGTGATGTGACCTACCAAGACATTCATGGATCATCAGCAACAGAAGTGGCGGTGAAATTTGATTGTAGCAAAAAATATCCATGCACTGGGATCAAATTAGAAGATGTAAAGCTCACTTACAAGAACCAGCCAGCGGAAGCATCATGCAGCAATGCTGGTGGACTTGCTTCAGGACTTGTTCAGCCCACTAGCTGTCTATAA
- the LOC118029658 gene encoding probably inactive leucine-rich repeat receptor-like protein kinase At5g48380: MALVAKLALLLIHILSVAGNGYSSLQENYYGSEDEHRKKLDPSFKSGFATGYAFSVVSILAIFMSCCVPWARLNKRKRNKIMMKTPMTTSLMERREKKIKEANEQICMLGNIVKRMSFVGISKATANFSQANKIGLGRMGTMYMAILPDGRFLAVKRIVDSQQFEEQIVSELKTLGTIKHKNLLPLFGFCVESNTRLLVYKYMSNGNLFDWIHSVKHRRKTLQWPLRLKVAVGVARGLARLHHGRRGQVVHLNISSKCILLDKNFEPKLSNFGKAMLITSMSNTPGVHDEFCEMALVKEDVHGFGVVLLELITGMDCSRMNFSSNSILNEWIGNLLSTSYFNDAMDRFLIGQGFDDEIFQLLKVACNCLDCIPDRRPSMFQVYKDIKAITKRCEVVDDSEIQMLLLKTNLLPAKTGPKLADLYFPVSIMFINHHVRSNRI; this comes from the exons ATGGCTCTTGTTGCAAAACTTgctcttcttttgattcatatCCTTAGTGTTGCCGGCAATGGATACAGTTCTTTACAAGAGAACTACTACGGGAGTGAAGATGAACACAGGAAAAAGTTGGATCCTTCTTTCAAAAGTGGGTTTGCAACAGGTTATGCATTTTCTGTAGTTTCCATTTTAGCTATTTTCATGTCCTGTTGTGTGCCTTGGGCTCGTCTTAACAAGAGGAAGAGGAACAAGATAATGATGAAGACACCAATGACGACATCTTTGATGGAAAGgcgagagaagaaaataaaagaagccAACGAGCAG ATTTGTATGTTGGGGAATATTGTTAAGAGAATGAGTTTCGTAGGCATCAGCAAGGCAACAGCAAATTTTAGCCAAGCCAACAAAATTGGATTGGGACGAATGGGAACCATGTATATGGCTATCCTTCCTGATGGTAGGTTCCTTGCAGTGAAGAGGATAGTTGACTCTCAACAGTTTGAGGAACAGATAGTTTCTGAATTGAAAACACTGGGTACAATAAAGCATAAGAACTTACTGCCCCTGTTCGGATTCTGCGTAGAATCAAATACAAGGCTTCTGGTGTACAAGTACATGTCTAATGGAAACCTTTTTGATTGGATACATTCAGTGAAACACCGGAGGAAGACTCTGCAATGGCCTTTGAGGTTGAAAGTTGCGGTTGGGGTAGCAAGAGGCCTGGCAAGGCTCCACCATGGCCGCAGAGGTCAAGTGGTGCATCTCAACATAAGCTCAAAGTGTATTTTGCTTGATAAGAATTTCGAACCTAAGTTATCGAATTTCGGAAAGGCGATGCTGATCACGAGTATGAGCAACACTCCAGGAGTGCATGATGAGTTTTGTGAGATGGCGCTTGTTAAGGAAGATGTGCACGGATTTGGAGTTGTACTGCTTGAGCTGATTACTGGGATGGATTGTAGCAGAATGAATTTTTCCTCAAACAGTATTCTTAATGAATGGATTGGTAATCTCTTGAGCACTTCTTATTTTAATGATGCCATGGATAGGTTTCTGATTGGGCAAGGATTTGACGATGAGATCTTTCAGCTGCTTAAAGTTGCATGTAACTGTCTTGATTGCATTCCAGATCGAAGGCCGTCAATGTTTCAAGTGTACAAGGACATAAAGGCAATAACCAAGAGATGTGAAGTGGTTGATGATTCAGAGATCCAAATGCTACTTCTCAAGACTAATCTGTTGCCAGCAAAAACAGGACCGAAGTTAGCAGATCTATATTTTCCTGTTTCTATCATGTTCATAAACCATCATGTAAGAAGCAATAGAATATAA
- the LOC118029632 gene encoding probably inactive leucine-rich repeat receptor-like protein kinase At5g48380, with protein MAVGGAKLALLLIHILSVAGNGYSSSQDNDYGSDDHEHRKNLMKRKGNEVMMKTPMMTSLMERQEKKRKEANVQISTSEKLIARISFAELQKATNSFDRGKVIGVGKTGTVYKAAHPHLRFTAVKRLFDFKHLEKQFLSELMILGKFRHKNIAPLLGFCLESRERLLVYQYMPNGNLYDWLHPVKGEPRNLEWHFRVNIAAGIARGLAWLHNHNTLQLAHLNLSSSCILLDKNFEPRISNFGRAMHIMTSNARIFMANIEMSEWDLTKRDVHQLGVLLLELITGEDPLNNSGFYQSLEGKLVQNNCLLTVSAALYCAVDKSLLGQGCDREVLYFLKVACNCIQPVPDRRPTMVELFRHPQMALDAKLALLLIHILSVAGNGVET; from the exons ATGGCTGTGGGTGGTGCAAAACTTgctcttcttttgattcatatCCTCAGTGTTGCCGGCAATGGATACAGTTCTTCACAAGACAACGACTACGGGAGTGATGATCATGAACATCGGAAAAA TCTTATGAAGAGGAAAGGGAATGAGGTGATGATGAAGACACCAATGATGACATCTTTGATGGAAAggcaagagaagaagagaaaagaagccaACGTGCAG ATTTCGACGTCTGAGAAGTTGATCGCAAGAATCAGTTTTGCTGAACTACAGAAAGCAACCAACAGTTTCGACAGAGGCAAAGTCATCGGAGTTGGAAAGACGGGGACAGTGTATAAGGCAGCACACCCTCATCTTCGTTTCACTGCCGTGAAGAGATTATTTGACTTTAAACATTTGGAAAAGCAATTCTTGTCTGAGTTAATGATTCTGGGCAAGTTTAGGCATAAGAACATAGCTCCACTCTTGGGATTCTGCCTGGAATCGAGGGAAAGGCTTTTGGTGTACCAATATATGCCAAATGGGAATCTCTACGATTGGTTACATCCCGTGAAAGGCGAGCCCAGGAACCTGGAGTGGCATTTTAGGGTTAACATCGCAGCTGGGATAGCAAGGGGTTTGGCATGGCTCCACAATCATAATACCCTCCAACTAGCTCATCTTAACTTGAGCTCAAGTTGCATCTTGCTTGACAAAAACTTCGAACCAAGGATATCCAATTTTGGAAGGGCAATGCACATCATGACCTCAAATGCCAGGATCTTCATGGCAAACATTGAGATGAGTGAATGGGATTTGACCAAAAGAGATGTCCATCAGCTTGGTGTTCTTCTTCTCGAGCTGATTACAGGAGAAGATCCTCTTAATAACAGTGGATTTTACCAGAGTCTCGAAGGTAAGTTAGTGCAAAACAATTGTCTATTGACTGTCTCGGCTGCACTGTATTGTGCGGTTGACAAATCTCTGCTAGGTCAAGGATGCGATCGTGAAGTCCTTTATTTCCTGAAGGTTGCCTGTAACTGTATTCAGCCTGTTCCAGATCGAAGGCCAACAATGGTTGAA CTGTTTCGCCATCCACAAATGGCTCTTGATGCAAAACTTgctcttcttttgattcatatCCTTAGTGTTGCCGGCAATGGTgtagaaacataa
- the LOC118029660 gene encoding 2-alkenal reductase (NADP(+)-dependent) yields METDGGAGNVVRNKKLMLKDYIKGSPKESDLHLTTESIELKVPQGSNAVLVKVLYLSIDPYQYIRSTKIEKPGYFSSYSPGSVMASYGVGRVLESGHPDFQKGDLVWGTTGWEEYSLITEPETLFKIQHSDVPLSYYLGVLGMPGLTAYVGFYEFCAAKKGEIVFISSAFGAVGQLVGQLAKLTGCYVVGSAGSQEKVDLLKNKLGFDEAFNYKEEKNLDDTLKRHFPGGIDICFDNVGGKMLDAVLLNMKLNGRIAHCGMISQYTLDEPEGIKNMMNIIYKRLRLEGFVVTDYFHLFPKFLDFMLPCIREGKIVYMEDISEALESCPAALVGLFNSSNLGKKVVIVARE; encoded by the exons ATGGAGACTGATGGTGGTGCTGGAAATGTTGTGAGAAACAAGAAGTTGATGCTCAAAGACTACATCAAAGGTTCCCCAAAAGAATCAGACCTTCATCTAACAACTGAAAGTATAGAATTGAAAGTACCACAAGGTTCAAATGCAGTTCTTGTGAAGGTTCTTTACCTCTCCATTGATCCTTACCAGTATATTCGATCCACGAAGATCGAAAAACCTGGCTACTTCTCTTCCTATTCCCCTGGTTCT GTGATGGCCAGTTATGGAGTGGGTAGGGTTCTTGAATCTGGACACCCTGATTTCCAAAAGGGTGATCTTGTTTGGGGAACAACTGGATGGGAAGAGTACAGTCTGATTACAGAACCTGAAACTCTCTTTAAAATCCAACACTCAGATGTACCCTTATCTTACTATTTGGGAGTTCTTG GTATGCCTGGTTTGACAGCTTATGTTGGTTTTTATGAGTTCTGTGCTGCTAAGAAAGGAGagattgttttcatttcttcgGCATTTGGGGCAGTAGGGCAGCTTGTCGGGCAGCTAGCAAAATTGACGGGCTGCTATGTGGTTGGCAGTGCAGGAAGTCAAGAAAAG GTTGATTTGCTGAAGAACAAGCTGGGATTTGATGAGGCATTCAattataaagaagagaaaaacctgGATGACACGTTGAAAAG GCACTTTCCTGGAGGCATTGACATTTGCTTTGACAATGTTGGGGGCAAAATGCTTGATGCTGTGCTACTCAACATGAAACTTAATGGCCGCATTGCTCACTGTGGAATGATTTCACAGTACACACTGGATGAGCCTGAAGgcataaagaacatgatgaaCATCATTTACAAGCGCCTTCGCTTGGAAGGATTTGTTGTCACTGATTACTTTCACCTCTTTCCCAAGTTCCTGGACTTCATGTTGCCTTGCATTAGAGAAGGGAAGATTGTGTATATGGAAGACATATCTGAAGCTCTTGAGAGCTGTCCAGCTGCTCTTGTCGGACTTTTTAATAGCAGCAATCTTGGGAAGAAAGTTGTTATAGTTGCTAGAGAATAA
- the LOC118029633 gene encoding probably inactive leucine-rich repeat receptor-like protein kinase At5g48380, with translation MNSQIQMANLFFIHSFIFSLLATFTVTSATETDIACLKSFRASLIDPNNYLNTSWNFNNNTEGFICRFMGVECWHPDENRVLNLRLSGLGLKGQFPPGLKNCTSLTGLDLSHNELQGPIPSNISKTIPFITNLDLSFNNFSGEIPINIANSSFLCVLKLDNNKLTGHIPLEIGLLDRITVFTVTSNRLSGPVPIFFHSNIPADSFANNTGLCGMPLDSCSSHQMKFYYSFKSGFVIGYVVFSTAVAIFFTSYCVPWVYMGERGKKITISEMMMLMVKRKHKITDDDQTGSSPTAGLLEEGIKEISMLEKRVTRMSYADLKDATDNFSENNVIGQGKMGMLYKASLPNGYVLAVKKLHDSRFLEEQFISELKILGSLRHINVLPLLGFCVESNQRFLVFNYMPNGNLYDWLHPMEEGQEKAMEWGVRVKVAVGLARGLAWLHQNCHTVKIIHLDISSKCILLDQNFQPKLSNFGEAMLVSSTCASSVNSEFWEMAFVKEDVHGFGVVLLEMITGVDPSNMTASSNNVLNEWIGHLSSSSDFHGAVDKSLIGKGFDDEIIQLLKVACTCVDPIPDRRPIMVQVYEDIKAIRERCDLVDDSSLLMQPEIRPATSENLWRLKWQNSNENNRTNKKQVCIF, from the exons ATGAACTCTCAAATCCAAAtggctaatttattttttatccactCTTTTATATTCTCCTTGTTAGCTACTTTCACCGTAACTAGTGCTACTGAGACTGATATTGCTTGCTTGAAATCTTTTAGGGCTTCTCTGATAGACCCTAATAATTACTTAAACACCTCATGGAATTTCAACAACAATACAGAAGGTTTCATCTGTAGATTTATGGGAGTCGAATGCTGGCATCCTGATGAGAACAGAGTCTTAAACCTCAGACTCTCTGGCCTGGGGCTCAAGGGCCAGTTCCCTCCTGGATTGAAGAACTGTACGAGCTTAACTGGTTTGGACCTTTCACATAATGAGCTTCAGGGACCGATTCCATCTAACATCTCCAAAACGATACCATTCATCACTAACCTTGACCTATCCTTCAACAACTTTTCTGGTGAAATCCCAATAAATATTGCCAATTCATCTTTCTTATGCGTTCTAAAACTCGACAACAACAAGCTAACAGGTCATATCCCACTAGAAATTGGCCTTCTCGATCGGATCACGGTCTTTACTGTTACTAGCAATCGATTATCAGGGCCAgtgccaattttttttcattctaataTTCCAGCAGACAGCTTTGCGAACAACACAGGACTCTGTGGGATGCCTTTGGATAGCTGCTCAAGTCATCAAATGAAGTTTTATTACTCATTCAAAAGTGGTTTTGTGATTGGTTATGTAGTTTTTTCAACTGcagttgcaattttttttacatcctaCTGTGTACCATGGGTTTATATGggagagaggggaaaaaaaatcacaatatcaGAAATGATGATGTTGATGGTGAAGAGGAAGCATAAGATAACAGATGATGATCAAACAGGCAGCTCCCCAACAGCAGGTCTCTTGGAGGAAGGAATTAAAGAG ATTTCCATGTTGGAGAAGAGGGTTACAAGAATGAGCTACGCAGATCTTAAAGATGCAACCGATAATTTCAGTGAGAACAATGTCATCGGACAGGGAAAGATGGGGATGCTGTACAAGGCATCATTGCCTAATGGTTATGTCCTTGCAGTGAAGAAGTTGCATGACTCTCGGTTCCTTGAAGAACAATTTATATCCGAGTTGAAGATACTTGGTTCATTGAGACATATCAACGTACTTCCACTGTTGGGGTTTTGCGTTGAGTCAAACCAAAGGTTTCTGGTTTTCAATTATATGCCAAATGGTAACCTTTATGATTGGCTACATCCCATGGAAGAAGGTCAGGAAAAAGCTATGGAATGGGGTGTGAGGGTTAAAGTCGCCGTCGGATTAGCAAGAGGCTTGGCGTGGCTTCATCAGAACTGTCATACCGTCAAAATAATCCATCTTGACATTAGCTCAAAATGCATATTACTTGATCAGAACTTCCAGCCCAAGTTATCAAATTTTGGAGAGGCAATGCTCGTGAGTTCGACCTGCGCTTCCTCCGTAAATAGTGAGTTTTGGGAGATGGCATTTGTGAAGGAAGATGTGCATGGATTTGGAGTTGTGCTTCTTGAGATGATCACTGGGGTGGATCCTAGCAACATGACTGCTTCCTCAAACAATGTTCTTAACGAATGGATTGGCCATCTTTCGAGCAGTTCCGATTTTCATGGCGCGGTAGATAAGTCTCTGATCGGGAAAGGATTTGACGATGAGATCATTCAGCTGCTTAAAGTTGCATGTACCTGTGTTGATCCCATTCCAGATCGAAGACCGATAATGGTTCAGGTGTACGAAGACATAAAAGCAATAAGGGAGAGATGTGACCTAGTAGATGATTCATCGCTGCTAATGCAACCTGAAATTCGCCCTGCTACTTCAGAAAATCTGTGGAGATTGAAATGGCAGAATTCCAATGAAAACAACAGGACAAACAAAAAGCAAGTCTGCATTTTCTAG